A window of Diorhabda carinulata isolate Delta chromosome 7, icDioCari1.1, whole genome shotgun sequence contains these coding sequences:
- the LOC130896392 gene encoding probable cytochrome P450 6a14 isoform X1 — protein MVFKNLNIKMVISIWVYLITTIITLIYFYSKRKYSYWKDRNVYYIEPEFPFGNVGPVIKRQKPTIEFIQTIYDEIKSRKKMFGGMYSFFSPQFIPVDLDLVKCIMQKDFAYFPNRGMLIDEKNDPLSGHLFNLEDEKWRNLRAKLTPTFTSGKMKMMFQTMLDCTEGLNELLVESARKKEPVDIKETLACFTTDVIGSVAFGIEINSMKNPDSDFRKYGKKIFTSSWKTIIKFSLLRLLPKWLTTMLKIKVFEKDTETFYMNLVKDTIAYREKNNVYRKDFMHLLIQLKNIGKISENDDDPTLIHKNTENQQALTLNEIAAQSFVFFIAGFETSATTMTFALLELAQRQDIQDKLREDINEVLARHDNEITYEAIMEMTYLEKVVLETLRKHPPLTTLPRICTKSYKIPNSNLVLEAGTRVVVPVYCIQRDPEYYPDPENFDPERFNEENKSKRNQFAYMPFGEGPRTCIGLRFGKLQVKVGLCSVLKNYKVTLNEKTQLPIKYDIGFIASVKGGAWLNLEKIK, from the exons ATGGTATTCAAG aatttgaatataaaaatggtAATCAGTATTTGGGTGTATCTTATCACAACAATAATAACTTTGATCTATTTCTATTCAAAACGAAAATATTCTTATTGGAAAGATCGAAACGTATATTATATTGAACCGGAATTTCCTTTCGGAAATGTGGGACCGGttataaaacgtcaaaaaccgactatagaatttattcaaacaatttaCGATGAAATAAAATCTCGTAAAAAGATGTTTGGTGGAATGTATTCGTTCTTTTCACCACAGTTTATACCAGTCGATTTAGATTTGGTCAAATGTATTATGCAAAAAGATTTTGCTTATTTCCCGAACCGCGGTATGTTAATTGACGAAAAGAACGATCCTCTTAGTGGACATCTTTTTAATTTGGAAGACGAAAAATGGAGAAATCTTAGAGCAAAACTAACGCCAACGTTCACTTCGG GTAAAATGAAGATGATGTTCCAAACCATGCTAGATTGCACGGAGGGTTTGAATGAACTGTTAGTAGAATCTGCACGCAAGAAAGAACCTGTCGACATTAAAGAAACGCTAGCTTGCTTTACAACCGACGTTATTGGATCAGTAGCGTTCGGTATAGAAATAAACAGCATGAAAAACCCCGATTCGGATTTCAGAAAATACGGTAAAAAGATATTTACTAGTTCATGGAAAACAATCATTAAATTCTCTCTTCTCCGCTTACTACCAAAATGGTTGACGACAATGTTGAAGataaaagttttcgaaaaagatACAGAAACTTTTTATATGAATCTCGTTAAGGACACTATAGCTTACAGAGAAAAAAACAACGTTTACCGAAAAGACTTCATGCATTTACTTATACAGctgaaaaatattggaaaaattagtgaaaacgaTGACGATCCGACGCTAATTcacaaaaatactgaaaatcaACAAGCTTTGACTTTGAATGAAATAGCTGCTCAATCTTTCGTATTCTTTATAGCTGGTTTTGAAACTTCAGCAACTACAATGACTTTTGCTTTATTAGAATTAGCTCAACGTCAAGATATCCAAGATAAACTTAGAGAAGATATAAACGAAGTACTTGCACGGCATGATAATGAAATTACTTACGAAGCCATCATGGAAATGACGTACTTAGAGAAAGTAGTACTAG AAACTCTCAGGAAACATCCTCCTCTAACTACATTACCCAGGATTTGTACTAAATCGTATAAAATTCCAAATAGTAATTTAGTATTAGAAGCTGGTACTAGAGTCGTCGTTCCCGTATATTGTATCCAAAGAGATCCAGAATATTATCCGGATCCGGAAAATTTTGATCCAGAAAGATTCAATGAGGAAAACAAAAGCAAGAGAAATCAATTCGCTTATATGCCGTTCGGTGAAGGACCCAGAACATGTATAG GTTTACGATTTGGTAAACTGCAAGTGAAAGTAGGATTATGTAGTGTGCTGAAGAATTACAAAGTTACTTTGAACGAAAAAACCCAGCTGCCTATCAAATACGATATAGGTTTCATCGCGTCCGTAAAAGGTGGAGCTTGGCTCAAtctcgaaaaaataaaataa
- the LOC130896392 gene encoding probable cytochrome P450 6a14 isoform X2: protein MVISIWVYLITTIITLIYFYSKRKYSYWKDRNVYYIEPEFPFGNVGPVIKRQKPTIEFIQTIYDEIKSRKKMFGGMYSFFSPQFIPVDLDLVKCIMQKDFAYFPNRGMLIDEKNDPLSGHLFNLEDEKWRNLRAKLTPTFTSGKMKMMFQTMLDCTEGLNELLVESARKKEPVDIKETLACFTTDVIGSVAFGIEINSMKNPDSDFRKYGKKIFTSSWKTIIKFSLLRLLPKWLTTMLKIKVFEKDTETFYMNLVKDTIAYREKNNVYRKDFMHLLIQLKNIGKISENDDDPTLIHKNTENQQALTLNEIAAQSFVFFIAGFETSATTMTFALLELAQRQDIQDKLREDINEVLARHDNEITYEAIMEMTYLEKVVLETLRKHPPLTTLPRICTKSYKIPNSNLVLEAGTRVVVPVYCIQRDPEYYPDPENFDPERFNEENKSKRNQFAYMPFGEGPRTCIGLRFGKLQVKVGLCSVLKNYKVTLNEKTQLPIKYDIGFIASVKGGAWLNLEKIK from the exons atggtAATCAGTATTTGGGTGTATCTTATCACAACAATAATAACTTTGATCTATTTCTATTCAAAACGAAAATATTCTTATTGGAAAGATCGAAACGTATATTATATTGAACCGGAATTTCCTTTCGGAAATGTGGGACCGGttataaaacgtcaaaaaccgactatagaatttattcaaacaatttaCGATGAAATAAAATCTCGTAAAAAGATGTTTGGTGGAATGTATTCGTTCTTTTCACCACAGTTTATACCAGTCGATTTAGATTTGGTCAAATGTATTATGCAAAAAGATTTTGCTTATTTCCCGAACCGCGGTATGTTAATTGACGAAAAGAACGATCCTCTTAGTGGACATCTTTTTAATTTGGAAGACGAAAAATGGAGAAATCTTAGAGCAAAACTAACGCCAACGTTCACTTCGG GTAAAATGAAGATGATGTTCCAAACCATGCTAGATTGCACGGAGGGTTTGAATGAACTGTTAGTAGAATCTGCACGCAAGAAAGAACCTGTCGACATTAAAGAAACGCTAGCTTGCTTTACAACCGACGTTATTGGATCAGTAGCGTTCGGTATAGAAATAAACAGCATGAAAAACCCCGATTCGGATTTCAGAAAATACGGTAAAAAGATATTTACTAGTTCATGGAAAACAATCATTAAATTCTCTCTTCTCCGCTTACTACCAAAATGGTTGACGACAATGTTGAAGataaaagttttcgaaaaagatACAGAAACTTTTTATATGAATCTCGTTAAGGACACTATAGCTTACAGAGAAAAAAACAACGTTTACCGAAAAGACTTCATGCATTTACTTATACAGctgaaaaatattggaaaaattagtgaaaacgaTGACGATCCGACGCTAATTcacaaaaatactgaaaatcaACAAGCTTTGACTTTGAATGAAATAGCTGCTCAATCTTTCGTATTCTTTATAGCTGGTTTTGAAACTTCAGCAACTACAATGACTTTTGCTTTATTAGAATTAGCTCAACGTCAAGATATCCAAGATAAACTTAGAGAAGATATAAACGAAGTACTTGCACGGCATGATAATGAAATTACTTACGAAGCCATCATGGAAATGACGTACTTAGAGAAAGTAGTACTAG AAACTCTCAGGAAACATCCTCCTCTAACTACATTACCCAGGATTTGTACTAAATCGTATAAAATTCCAAATAGTAATTTAGTATTAGAAGCTGGTACTAGAGTCGTCGTTCCCGTATATTGTATCCAAAGAGATCCAGAATATTATCCGGATCCGGAAAATTTTGATCCAGAAAGATTCAATGAGGAAAACAAAAGCAAGAGAAATCAATTCGCTTATATGCCGTTCGGTGAAGGACCCAGAACATGTATAG GTTTACGATTTGGTAAACTGCAAGTGAAAGTAGGATTATGTAGTGTGCTGAAGAATTACAAAGTTACTTTGAACGAAAAAACCCAGCTGCCTATCAAATACGATATAGGTTTCATCGCGTCCGTAAAAGGTGGAGCTTGGCTCAAtctcgaaaaaataaaataa